A genomic stretch from Planktothrix sp. FACHB-1365 includes:
- a CDS encoding tetratricopeptide repeat protein → MLYEEALASYCKSLEIAPEYFLVWALKGSLLDRLGRHEEAIISYDKALEFNPDFDLTWHYRGNVLLKLNRYEEAVTSYDQALKLSPDLPDAWNDRGDALKNLGRFEEAITSYDKAIELKPDEPDYWNNKGNTLNNLRRYEEAIVCYDKVIEINPNAYWGWYNRGNSLRNLSRYEESIPYLNRAIELKSDLPSYWNVRGLSLQGLGRYQEAIADYDQAISLDSTYRWAWCNRGNSLRFLNRYEESIISYDKAIEFKPDEPDYWCKRGISLSCLGHYQDAIDSCTKAIEIKIDYAIAWYNKACYYALQENIEQAIDDLKQAMDFNPKYREMAKTDSDFNNIREHILFQGLIY, encoded by the coding sequence CTGCTTTACGAAGAGGCGCTTGCCAGCTATTGCAAATCGTTAGAAATAGCACCAGAATATTTTCTAGTCTGGGCGTTAAAAGGTTCGTTACTGGATAGGTTAGGTCGCCATGAAGAAGCAATTATCAGTTATGATAAAGCTTTAGAATTTAACCCTGATTTTGATTTAACTTGGCATTATCGAGGCAATGTGTTGCTGAAGTTAAATCGTTATGAAGAGGCAGTTACAAGCTATGATCAAGCATTAAAATTGAGTCCCGATCTTCCTGATGCTTGGAATGATCGAGGTGATGCTCTAAAAAATTTAGGTCGTTTTGAAGAAGCAATCACCAGCTATGATAAAGCGATTGAACTAAAACCAGATGAACCTGATTATTGGAATAATAAAGGTAATACCTTGAATAACTTACGTCGCTATGAAGAAGCTATCGTCTGTTACGACAAAGTAATTGAAATTAATCCTAACGCTTATTGGGGATGGTACAATCGAGGTAATTCACTGCGAAATTTAAGCCGTTATGAAGAGTCTATCCCTTACTTGAACAGAGCTATTGAACTCAAATCGGATCTACCATCTTATTGGAATGTACGGGGATTATCTTTACAGGGATTAGGACGTTATCAAGAAGCAATTGCTGACTACGATCAGGCTATTAGTTTAGATTCTACATACCGTTGGGCTTGGTGTAATCGAGGAAATTCTTTACGGTTCCTAAATCGATATGAAGAATCAATTATCAGTTATGATAAAGCAATTGAATTCAAACCCGATGAACCTGACTATTGGTGTAAAAGAGGCATTTCCTTAAGCTGTTTAGGACACTATCAAGATGCAATTGATAGTTGCACTAAAGCTATTGAAATTAAAATAGATTATGCTATTGCTTGGTATAATAAAGCTTGCTATTATGCCTTACAAGAAAATATTGAACAAGCAATTGATGATTTGAAACAAGCGATGGATTTCAATCCTAAGTATCGAGAAATGGCAAAAACCGACTCTGATTTTAATAATATTCGAGAGCATATTCTTTTTCAAGGGTTAATTTATTAA